A single region of the Schizosaccharomyces osmophilus chromosome 3, complete sequence genome encodes:
- the nad1 gene encoding FAD synthetase Nad1 — MEALEDVYNKIKSIYTSNSSSEKISVLKQKLTGSLKSLDYALDCYETSRIAMSFNGGKDCLMLLLLCIYCLREKYGPSLAKQKLSEIPFVFVRPKDEFHEMDEFVQNCQDLYGLNIIRISLPMKDAFTLFLKDNPNIEAILIGIRRLDPHGMNRIAFEMTDKGWPKFMRVQPILDWTYSEVWDLLLETKTKYCTLYDNGYTSLGGISDTSPNPALMNEDGSYSPAHLLSDDSLERFGRNRSISFQRTNSRYLYESGASSYAPSEVS; from the exons ATGGAGGCATTGGAAGACGTATATAATAAGataaaaagtatttatacttcaaattcttcatctgAGAAAATTAGTGTTCTGAAGCAAAAGCTTACAGGATCGCTGAAATCTCTTGATTATGCACTCGACTGTTATGA GACCTCACGAATTGCTATGTCATTTAATGGAGGAAAGGATTGCCTCATGTTATTGTTGCTGTGTATATACTGTTTAAGGGAAAAATACGGCCCCTCTCTGGCAAAACAGAAGTTATCAGAAATACCCTTCGTGTTTGTACGaccaaaagatgaatttcaTGAAATGGATGAATTCGTTCAAAATTGCCAAGACCTTTACGGTCTTAACATTATTAGGATTTCCCTTCCTATGAAAGACGCATTCACGCTTTTCCTTAAGGATAACCCAAATATCGAAGCAATACTTATCGGAATTCGTCGATTAGATCCTCACGGCATGAACCGCATTGCTTTTGAGATGACCGACAAAGGATGGCCGAAGTTCATGCGAGTTCAACCAATCTTAGACTGGACATACTCGGAAGTCTGGGAC CTTTTACTGGAAACTAAAACCAAATACTGTACATTATACGATAACGGATATACCTCCCTAGGTGGTATTTCCGATACATCTCCTAACCCTGCTCTTATGAATGAAGACGGATCTTATTCTCCTGCTCATTTACTTTCGGATGATTCATTGGAACGATTTGGACGTAATCGAAGCATCTCTTTTCAAAGGACCAACTCTCGTTATTTGTATGAGAGTGGTGCCTCATCATATGCCCCATCTGAAGTTTCTTAA
- the cue2 gene encoding no go decay endonuclease Cue2: MPDWRSQFEEHYSLYLDSALVLAIVNDCEDSDNARDVLELLKNDGQCLTHEDGWNQSTAREEENEILHTLDDEFNAEHEVDYSEELMDSPYDLDGTVYSFLRSMFRDIAPQRVQYVLNKCENDLTRASDELLNQEVLEKDEGLGNATDALFAAPNISHRSRQRKRKNKKPNASRRAPWTHDLDLNGNKSDTDEELAQFTVNKLSFWERNQQLFEKISSILDIANSRVSHEFYKHSGSLYFTVNALLRKHPLLTQTFENSCQDTASELSKYTGLSLQFCCELLTCSKDVQGAKWIAYAVKQSQPKDTTKLELGLLGNEKPKVSTSSALNHNLNENYNSMEAYSTEECNRLADEYIDSRNAEYAASARDYRRSKSDRLLGGSATYHAQVGREYHEKAMKWRGLAMRSLSQTGTPYSLDLHGATVREAKTIVEERVSSWWAREADSSPNCIHPFRIITGIGNHSVGMEARLLPSIVRWLQQNGWRFEINHGQVEVYGAIRKKK; encoded by the exons ATGCCAGATTGGCGTTCGCAATTTGAG GAACACTATTCCCTGTATCTGGATTCAGCACTTGTCTTGGCTATTGTCAATGACTGCGAGGATAGCGATAATGCTCGGGATGTGTTGGAATTACTAAAAAATGATGGTCAATGTTTGACTCATGAAGATGGTTGGAATCAGTCCACAGCACgagaggaagaaaatgaaattttaCATACATTAGACGATGAATTTAACGCAGAGCATGAGGTTGACTATTCAGAAGAATTGATGGATTCTCCTTATGATCTCGATGGAACAGTTTATAGCTTTTTGCGATCCATGTTCCGTGATATTGCTCCACAACGAGTTCAATATGTTCTTAACAAATGTGAAAATGATCTTACGCGCGCCAGTGACGAATTGTTAAATCAGGAAgtattggaaaaagatgaagGGCTTGGAAATGCTACCGATGCTCTTTTTGCAGCTCCAAACATCTCTCATCGTTCTCGGCAGCGTAAAcggaaaaataaaaaacccAATGCTTCACGAAGAGCCCCGTGGACACATGATCTGGATTTAAATGGAAATAAATCAGATactgatgaagaattggCTCAGTTTACGGTGAACaagctttccttttggGAAAGAAATCAACAGCTTTTCGAAAAAATATCCTCCATTTTGGATATTGCTAACTCTCGAGTCAGCCATGAATTTTATAAGCATTCTGGATCATTGTACTTTACAGTGAACGCTTTGCTGCGGAAGCATCCTTTATTGACGCAGACATTTGAGAACTCATGTCAAGATACTGCATCTGAACTATCAAAATACACTGGTCTCTCCCTTCAATTTTGCTGTGAACTTTTGACCTGTAGTAAAGACGTACAAGGAGCAAAATGGATTGCTTACGCCGTGAAGCAATCTCAACCAAAAGATACGACTAAATTGGAGCTCGGTCTACTTGGTAACGAAAAACCTAAAGTAAGCACATCGTCTGCTTTAAATCAtaatttgaatgaaaactATAATTCAATGGAAGCGTACTCGACAGAAGAATGTAATCGGTTAGCGGATGAGTACATAGATTCTCGAAATGCCGAATACGCTGCTTCTGCCAGGGATTACCGGAGAAGCAAAAGTGATCGATTGCTTGGTGGATCTGCAACATATCATGCTCAAGTTGGAAGAGAATATCACGAAAAAGCCATGAAATGGCGAGGCTTAGCCATGAGGTCTTTGTCTCAAACTGGAACGCCTTATTCGTTGGATTTGCATGGTGCGACTGTTCGTGAGGCTAAAACTATCGTGGAAGAGAGAGTTTCAAGTTGGTGGGCGAGGGAAGCAGATTCTTCTCCGAATTGTATACACCCTTTCAGAATCATCACAGGGATTGGCAATCACAGTGTAGGTATGGAGGCGAGGCTTTTACCCTCCATAGTGAGATGGTTACAGCAAAATGGTTGGAGGTTTGAGATAAATCATGGTCAAGTTGAGGTTTATGGTGCTATTcgcaagaaaaaataa
- the bio2 gene encoding biotin synthase, which yields MFGAIRHQIRKSSTSAAIRNDWTREQIGKIYHMPLIELVFRAATVHRQFHDPRKIQQCTLLSIKTGGCTEDCKYCSQSSRYSTGVKASRLMKVEDIMEKAHIAKAKGSTRFCMGSAWRDLNGRTRTFKNILEVIKQVRALNMEVCVTLGMLDEHQAKDLKDAGLTAYNHNLDTSPEYYPKIISTRSYDERLNTIDNIRKAGIKVCSGGILGLGEKEQDRIGLIHSLANMPSHPESVPINALVPIPGTPIGDMVKKPVGFHSFLRAIATARICMPKTIIRFSAGRTQFSETEQVMAFMAGANSVFTGEKMLTTPSVTWDQDSQLFHKWGFHNLESFEYDEGAEEPNFTLPPKNRFRPDHAEALKAARPQLEAQGLAM from the exons ATGTTTGGAGCTATAAGACATCAAATTCGTAAATCTTCGACTTCCGCAGCGATTCGGAATGACTGGACGCGTGAACAAATTGGTAAAATCTATCATATGCCATTGATAGAGCTTGTTTTCAGAGCG GCTACAGTACATCGACAATTCCATGATCCTCGTAAAATACAACAATGCACGCTTCTTTCCATCAAGACAG GTGGCTGCACTGAAGACTGCAAGTATTGCTCTCAGTCTTCCCGTTACAGCACCGGTGTCAAGGCTTCAAGGTTGATGAAAGTGGAAGATATCATGGAAAAGGCTCATATTGCAAAAGCCAAAGGCAGCACGCGTTTCTGTATGGGAAGCGCTTGGCGTGATTTGAATGGTCGAACCCGCACATTTAAGAATATCTTGGAGGTCATCAAACAAGTCCGTGCTTTGAACATGGAAGTATGTGTCACTCTAGGCATGTTGGATGAACATCAAGCTAAAGACCTTAAAGATGCTGGATTAACCGCTTATAACCATAATCTGGACACTTCTCCCGAATACTACCCCAAGATTATCTCGACTAGGTCGTATGATGAACGTTTGAATACTATTGATAATATTCGCAAGGCCGGAATCAAGGTTTGTAGTGGTGGTATTTTAGGTCTtggtgaaaaagaacaagacCGTATTGGCCTCATCCATTCTTTAGCCAACATGCCATCTCATCCTGAGTCTGTTCCTATTAATGCTCTCGTCCCCATTCCTGGAACTCCCATTGGTGACATGGTCAAGAAACCAGTCGGCTTTCACTCCTTCCTCCGTGCCATTGCTACTGCACGTATTTGCATGCCCAAAACCATTATTCGATTTTCCGCTGGCCGTACTCAGTTTTCTGAAACGGAACAAGTGATGGCTTTTATGGCTGGTGCCAATTCTGTATTTACCGGCGAAAAGATGCTCACCACTCCTTCTGTTACCTGGGACCAAGACAGCCAATTGTTCCACAAATGGGGTTTCCATAATTTGGAAAGCTTCGAGTATGATGAAGGAGCTGAAGAACCAAACTTTACTCTTCCTCCCAAAAACCGTTTTCGCCCCGACCATGCTGAAGCTTTGAAGGCCGCGAGACCCCAACTAGAAGCTCAAGGATTGGCCATGTAA